Proteins from one Homalodisca vitripennis isolate AUS2020 chromosome 3, UT_GWSS_2.1, whole genome shotgun sequence genomic window:
- the LOC124356753 gene encoding uncharacterized protein LOC124356753 isoform X1, whose protein sequence is MLLINIVTFVTCVLWNQDLIKADLPPEKLFVEALKCREQSLATRDDLHSIALRVPPETMSGKCTLLCMMTNHGLVENGRYNQDNTYQFLKKHFPERPMMVRDMEETAKNCQYISDKVPEDYQGTCEHAYILAVCIQENLKGVKM, encoded by the exons atgttgttaataaatattgttacgttTGTGACATGTGTCCTGTGGAACCAAGATCTCATCAAG GCTGACCTACCACCAGAAAAATTGTTTGTAGAAGCATTGAAATGTCGAGAACAATCATTGGCAACAAGGG ATGATCTACACAGCATTGCTCTGAGGGTCCCTCCGGAAACCATGTCTGGGAAG TGCACTTTGCTCTGTATGATGACCAACCATGGATtg GTTGAGAACGGAAGATACAACCAGGACAACACTTACCAGTTCCTGAAGAAACATTTCCCTGAACGCCCGATGATGGTGAGGGACATGGAGGAGACTGCAAAGAACTGCCAGTATATTT CTGACAAGGTGCCAGAGGACTACCAAGGCACCTGTGAGCACGCTTATATACTGGCTGTTTGTATCCAGGAAAATCTGAAAGGG GTAAAAATGTAG
- the LOC124356753 gene encoding uncharacterized protein LOC124356753 isoform X2, with protein MCPVEPRSHQDDLHSIALRVPPETMSGKCTLLCMMTNHGLVENGRYNQDNTYQFLKKHFPERPMMVRDMEETAKNCQYISDKVPEDYQGTCEHAYILAVCIQENLKGVKM; from the exons ATGTGTCCTGTGGAACCAAGATCTCATCAAG ATGATCTACACAGCATTGCTCTGAGGGTCCCTCCGGAAACCATGTCTGGGAAG TGCACTTTGCTCTGTATGATGACCAACCATGGATtg GTTGAGAACGGAAGATACAACCAGGACAACACTTACCAGTTCCTGAAGAAACATTTCCCTGAACGCCCGATGATGGTGAGGGACATGGAGGAGACTGCAAAGAACTGCCAGTATATTT CTGACAAGGTGCCAGAGGACTACCAAGGCACCTGTGAGCACGCTTATATACTGGCTGTTTGTATCCAGGAAAATCTGAAAGGG GTAAAAATGTAG